From the Toxotes jaculatrix isolate fToxJac2 chromosome 15, fToxJac2.pri, whole genome shotgun sequence genome, one window contains:
- the col5a2a gene encoding collagen, type V, alpha 2a, giving the protein MMSFVHLRTFLFLVVSVAQVLIVTCQDGNSGDDVSCTADGQVYTNRDIWKPEPCRICVCDNGQVLCDEIQCDELSNCEKMHIPEGECCPVCQSDSGSSGGTDSFGGGRIYKGQKGEPGDVPLVTGIRGRPGPMGPPGSPGERGPRGNKGRPGLRGPAGYDGEPGVPGLPGEPGPPGHPTHPGGLESQMAGLDGKTGPQGMLSGSRGEAGARGPPGPNGLPGQSGPQGPPGEVGDPGHMGPSGQRGPEGPSGKPGEDGEAGKAGNSGEVGFPGSPGPRGFPGTPGPPGLKGHRGHGGPIGQKGEHGAVGSKGATGPPGPLGAPGPMGPAGMPGERGRSGPGGIAGKRGAPGNIGKPGPMGPLGLSGSPGYPGAPGMKGQPGPTGVRGPEGPQGQRGETGHQGRPGPVGIRGPMGTDGGPGTKGPVGHLGPQGQGGHPGPPGPPGPQGSTGQPGIKGQLGDVGVPGFKGEAGPKGEPGPPGSQGVIGPQGEEGKRGLRGDPGSVGPPGPVGERGAPGNRGFPGADGLPGPKGAQGDRGISGPPGPKGSLGDPGRTGEPGLPGARGLTGTPGVQGAEGKPGPLGAPGEDGRPGPAGSIGNRGPAGTMGVPGPKGFNGDPGKTGEQGSAGVPGQRGPPGKDGEVGPAGPPGPPGVAGDRGEQGPPGVNGFQGLPGNQGPPGEPGKPGDQGIPGELGSVGQIGPRGERGIPGERGELGPTGLQGPKGIPGAPGPDGPKGSPGPPGALGDVGPPGLQGMPGERGISGPPGPKGDRGAVGEKGSEGTPGNDGARGAPGPVGPLGPAGPSGEKGEPGPKGPSGPPGSRGVPGARGDPGPIGAVGFAGPPGPDGQPGVKGEPGEPGQKGDAGSPGPQGLAGAHGPPGPIGVAGLKGGRGTQGAPGPTGFPGSAGRVGPPGPTGPVGEPGPLGPPGKEGPAGLRGDHGPPGRQGERGPPGPPGSPGDKGDSGEDGPTGPDGPPGPAGTTGQRGIVGLPGQRGERGMPGLPGPAGPPGKQGAPGPSGDKGPPGPVGAPGANGPRGDPGPDGPAGSDGPPGKDGVLGQRGDRGDPGPEGLIGPQGLPGPPGPVGAPGDAGRRGEAGSRGPVGPPGSAGKRGLVGPQGPRGDKGDLGDHGERGQKGHRGFTGLQGLPGPPGTTGEQGAPGIVGPSGARGPPGPIGPPGKEGYVGQPGPMGPPGSRGISGEIGPEGPPGEPGPPGPPGPPGPPIAAMDDLFGGPQDYDSGPPPPPEFSEDEALPNSNSSTIVPVDPGVQATLKALSSQIDSMKSPDGSRKHPARTCDDLKRCYPMKKSGEYWVDPNQGSSEDAIKVHCNMDTGETCISANPSSIPRKVWWSSSRNKPVWFGADINSGTHFTYGNKDQQANSITVQMTFIRLLSKEASQTITYHCKNSVGYKDEQMGNLKKAVILKGSNDLELKAEGNNRFRYTVVEDSCSQANGKWGKTVFEYRTQKTARLPIVDIAPVDIGGPDQEFGIDIGPVCFL; this is encoded by the exons ATGATGAGCTTCGTGCATTTAAGGACTTTCCTTTTTCTGGTGGTCTCCGTAGCTCAGGTTTTGATTGTTACATGTCAAGACGGGAACAGTG GAGATGACGTGAGCTGCACGGCAGACGGCCAGGTGTATACAAACAGGGACATCTGGAAGCCAGAGCCATGCCGGATCTGCGTTTGTGACAACGGTCAGGTCCTCTGTGATGAAATTCAGTGCGATGAGCTGAGTAACTGTGAGAAGATGCACATCCCTGAGGGCGAGTGCTGCCCTGTTTGTCAGTCTGATTCAGGCAGCAGTGGCGGGACGGACTCTTTCG GCGGGGGCAGGATCTATAAG GGTCAGAAGGGTGAACCCGGGGATGTCCCACTT GTGACTGGTATTAGAGGCCGTCCTGGACCTATG GGACCTCCCGGCTCTCCAGGAGAAAGAGGACCTCGTGGAAACAAAGGAAGGCCT GGACTGCGGGGTCCTGCAGGTTATGATGGAGAGCCTGGTGTGCCGGGTCTACCTGGTGAACCAGGACCTCCAGGACATCCTACACACCCAGGA GGTCTGGAATCTCAGATGGCAGGGCTCGATGGAAAAACAGGACCCCAAGGCATGTTAAGTGGCTCAAGG ggAGAGGCTGGAGCAAGAGGACCTCCAGGCCCAAATGGCCTGCCT GGTCAATCTGGACCACAAGGACCTCCTGGAGAGGTTGGAGATCCAGGTCACATG ggtcCATCTGGCCAAAGGGGACCGGAGGGCCCTTCAGGGAAACCAGGTGAAGAT GGAGAAGCAGGCAAAGCAGGGAATAGTGGAGAAGTTGGATTCCCTGGATCACCA GGTCCTAGAGGATTTCCTGGTACTCCTGGGCCTCCTGGACTGAAGGGTCACAGA GGCCACGGTGGACCAATTGGCCAAAAGGGTGAACACGGAGCTGTTGGATCCAAG GGTGCTACAGGGCCCCCTGGTCCACTGGGAGCACCTGGACCCATG GGTCCTGCTGGGATGCCAGGGGAGAGGGGTCGTTCTGGGCCCGGCGGTATCGCA GGTAAACGTGGGGCACCGGGTAACATTGGAAAACCTGGTCCAATG GGTCCCTTGGGTCTGAGTGGTTCACCTGGATACCCAGGAGCCCCAGGAATGAAG GGACAACCTGGCCCCACAGGAGTCCGGGGTCCCGAGGGCCctcagggacagagaggagagactggTCATCAGGGTAGACCTGGACCAGTTGGCATCAGG GGACCCATGGGTACAGACGGTGGCCCAGGTACAAAAGGACCAGTG GGTCATCTTGGTCCACAAGGTCAAGGCGGCCACCCTGGACCTCCCGGCCCACCAGGACCTCAGGGAAGCACTGGTCAGCCTGGTATCAAAGGACAACTG GGAGATGTTGGTGTACCAGGATTTAAAGGAGAGGCTGGACCCAAAGGAGAACCT GGCCCACCAGGCTCCCAGGGAGTGATTGGACCTCAGGGTGAGGAAGGAAAGCGAGGACTGCGTGGAGACCCCGGGTCTGTCGGCCCCCCTGGTCCTGTTGGTGAGAGA GGAGCTCCTGGTAACAGAGGATTCCCTGGTGCTGATGGGCTGCCAGGACCTAAG GGTGCTCAAGGAGATCGTGGCATATCTGGACCTCCAGGGCCCAAAGGTTCTCTAGGAGACCCTGGCCGTACAGGAGAACCTGGTCTACCAGGTGCAAGG GGACTTACTGGTACCCCTGGAGTCCAGGGGGCAGAAGGAAAGCCAGGACCACTG GGTGCCCCAGGTGAGGATGGTCGTCCAGGCCCTGCAGGGTCCATCGGAAACAGAGGCCCCGCAGGAACCATGGGAGTACCAGGCCCCAAGGGCTTCAAT GGTGACCCAGGAAAGACAGGTGAACAAGGATCTGCAGGAGTGCCAGGTCAAAGA GGTCCTCCTGGAAAAGATGGAGAAGTTGGCCCTGCTGGCCCCCCTGGGCCACCT GGTGTTGCAGGGGACAGAGGAGAGCAAGGACCTCCAGGTGTAAATGGATTCCAG ggTTTGCCTGGAAATCAAGGCCCCCCTGGAGAACCTGGAAAACCAGGTGATCAA ggAATTCCTGGAGAGCTTGGTTCTGTGGGTCAGATTGGACCAAGG ggTGAGCGTGGAATTCCCGGGGAAAGAGGAGAACTGGGCCCGACTGGTCTGCAGGGACCTAAAGGAATCCCTGGCGCACCTGGTCCAGATGGGCCAAAG GGTAGCCCCGGTCCTCCCGGTGCTCTAGGTGATGTGGGTCCTCCAGGTCTTCAGGGAATGCCGGGAGAGAGGGGCATCTCTGGCCCTCCTGGGCCTAAAGGTGACAGA GGAGCAGTTGGTGAGAAAGGATCAGAAGGTACACCTGGAAATGACGGAGCAAGA GGGGCCCCAGGTCCTGTTGGCCCGTTAGGACCTGCTGGACCAAGTGGTGAGAAG GGTGAACCTGGACCCAAAGGACCTTCTGGACCCCCAGGATCCAGAGGAGTGCCT GGAGCAAGAGGTGACCCTGGTCCAATTGGTGCTGTTGGATTTGCTGGACCCCCT GGTCCTGATGGTCAACCTGGAGTCAAGGGAGAGCCTGGAGAGCCAGGCCAGAAAGGAGACGCTGGATCACCAGGACCTCAAGGCTTGGCTGGGGCTCATGGACCTCCT GGGCCAATTGGTGTTGCTGGACTGAAAGGCGGAAGAGGAACACAGGGTGCACCA GGTCCCACTGGTTTCCCTGGATCTGCAGGAAGAGTCGGACCACCAGGCCCCACT GGTCCAGTTGGAGAACCTGGACCCCTTGGACCTCCAGGGAAAGAAGGACCTGCTGGTCTTCGTGGAGACCATGGACCTCCTGGAAGACAAGGAGAGCGAGGCCCACCAGGACCACCTGGCAGCCCAGGAGACAAAGGAGACTCTGGAGAGGATGGACCCACG GGTCCTGATGGTCCTCCAGGCCCAGCTGGAACTACAGGACAGAGAGGCATTGTGGGTCTTCCTGGTCAGAGAGGAGAGCGTGGGATGCCAGGCCTTCCTGGACCAGCG ggTCCACCAGGAAAACAGGGAGCCCCAGGACCATCCGGAGATAAAGGCCCCCCAGGTCCAGTGGGTGCTCCTGGTGCTAATGGACCTCGTGGTGATCCTGGTCCTGAT GGCCCTGCAGGATCTGACGGCCCACCAGGAAAGGATGGTGTTCTTGGACAAAga GGAGACCGAGGAGATCCTGGTCCAGAGGGCTTAATTGGCCCACAGGGACTTCCTGGCCCTCCAGGCCCCGTTGGTGCACCGGGTGATgctggaagaagaggagaggct GGCTCAAGAGGACCTGTTGGTCCACCTGGCTCAGCTGGAAAGAGAGGATTAGTG GGACCCCAAGGACCAAGAGGAGATAAGGGTGACCTGGGAGATcatggagagagaggacagaagggACATCGGGGTTTCACTGGTTTGCAGGGTCTTCCTGGACCTCCG GGTACAACAGGTGAGCAAGGAGCTCCAGGAATCGTTGGACCAAGTGGCGCGAGG GGGCCTCCTGGACCTATTGGGCCTCCTGGAAAGGAAGGATACGTTGGACAGCCAGGGCCAATGGGACCTCCTGGATCCCGTGGAATCAGTGGAGAAATTGGGCCAGAG GGCCCTCCAGGAGAGCCCGGGCCCCCAGGGCCTCCCGGTCCCCCAGGACCTCCCATAGCTGCTATGGACGATCTCTTTGGAGGCCCTCAGGATTACGACTCcggcccccctcctcctcctgagttCAGCGAGGATGAGGCTCTGCCCAACAGCAACTCCTCCACCATTGTGCCTGTCGACCCCGGCGTCCAGGCCACACTGAAGGCCCTCAGCAGCCAGATCGACAGCATGAAGAGCCCAGACGGCAGCAGGAAACATCCTGCCCGAACCTGTGATGACCTGAAGCGATGCTACCCCATGAAGAAGAGCG GAGAGTACTGGGTGGATCCAAACCAAGGCAGTTCTGAGGATGCCATCAAAGTGCACTGCAACATGGACACCGGAGAGACCTGCATCTCTGCCAACCCGTCCAGCATACCTCGTAAAGTGTGGTGGAGCTCTTCCAGGAACAAACCTGTGTGGTTCGGAGCTGACATCAACAGTGGAACACAT tttACTTATGGCAACAAAGATCAGCAAGCGAACTCCATCACAGTGCAGATGACCTTCATCCGCCTCCTGTCCAAAGAGGCATCCCAGACCATCACCTACCACTGCAAGAACTCTGTGGGCTATAAGGATGAGCAGATGGGCAACTTGAAGAAAGCTGTAATCCTCAAAGGCTCCAACGATCTGGAGCttaaagcagagggaaacaacCGCTTCAGATACACAGTGGTGGAGGACTCCTGCTCG CAAGCAAATGGCAAATGGGGCAAGACAGTGTTTGAGTACaggacacagaaaacagcaagaCTTCCTATTGTGGATATTGCCCCTGTGGACATTGGTGGCCCAGATCAAGAGTTCGGCATCGATATCGGGCCCGTGTGCTTCCTGTAA